A single region of the Metarhizium brunneum chromosome 6, complete sequence genome encodes:
- the NUP gene encoding Purine nucleoside permease: MALVLSTQFDFRKSYFLFAGIAGVNPHYATVGSVAIARYAVQVALQYEIDPRSLPQDWPTGYISYGRDYPLQYPSVLYGTEVFEVNENLRQAAFLLASKSSLKDQKGPQEYRSKYSGGGYRDTMATQAPSVVKCDIATSDVYYSGTKLAVAFENTTTLWTNGSGVYCMSAQEENATLEVMVRAAIEGLVDFARIILVRAGSNFDRPPPGLSDWEHLRRTDQNGFMIAIENLFNVGIGIVRGIVSDWNCTYQRGIEPTNYIGDIFGSLGEEPDFGFGSITEGKKISAGGYNLGLANVEMERRKAFGLRAILK, translated from the exons atggcattggTCTTGTCGACCCAGTTTGACTTTCGGAAGTCGTATTTTCTCTTTGCTGGCATTGCTGGTGTCAATCCCCATTATGCCACTGTCGGTAGCGTGGCAATCGCTCGCTACGCAGTCCAAGTTGCCCTTCAATATGAGATTGATCCCCGGTCGTTGCCGCAAGATTGGCCAACTGGGTACATCTCCTATGGGCGTGACTACCCCCTTCAGTACCCTTCCGTACTGTATGGGACTGAGGTTTTTGAAGTCAATGAAAATCTTCGGCAGGCAGCTTTTTTATTGGCATCTAAATCCAGTCTCAAGGATCAAAAGGGACCGCAGGAATATCGGTCAAAGTACTCAGGCGGCGGATACCGCGATACTATGGCCACACAGGCGCCCAGTGTTGTCAAATGTGACATCGCTACCAGTGACGTCTATTATTCAGGGACCAAGCTTGCGGTCGCTTTTGAAAATACAACAACTCTATGGACGAATGGCTCTGGTGTATACTGCATGAGTGCTCAAGAAGAGAATGCCACTCTTGAAGTAATGGTTAGGGCAGCAATTGAAGGTCTCGTTGATTTTGCGCGAATCATACTTGTGAGAGCTG GGTCAAACTTTGATCGACCGCCACCTGGTCTCTCGGATTGGGAACACCTAAGGCGGACCGATCAGAATGGTTTCATGATTGCCATAGAAAATTTGTTTAAtgttggcatcggcattgTTCGGGGCATCGTTTCCGATTGGAACTGCACGTACCAGAGGGGAATCGAGCCGACCAACTACATAGGCGACATTTTTGGCAGTCTGGGTGAAGAACCGGACTTCGGATTTGGAAGTATTACGGAAGGGAAGAAGATCAGTGCCGGGGGTTACAACCTTGGTTTAGCTAACGTTGAGATGGAAAGACGGAAAGCCTTTGGGCTTAGGGCCATACTAAAGTGA
- the pki1 gene encoding Pyruvate kinase: protein MAAAQQDHLDTGGRVAWLASLDTAYSPEHNYRRSSIICTIGPKTNSVEAINKLRDSGLNVVRMNFSHGSYDYHQSVIDNTRAAVACHAGRPVAIALDTKGPEIRTGNTKNDEDIPISVGTVMNFTTDEKYAASCDTENMYVDYKNITKVIEPGRVIYVDDGVLAFDVLSIKDEKTVEVRARNNGFISSRKGVNLPNTDVDLPALSEKDKADLKFGVKNNVDMVFASFIRRAQDIKDIREVLGEEGKQIQIIAKIENRQGLNNFREILEETDGVMVARGDLGIEIPAAEVFAAQKKLIAMCNIAGKPVICATQMLESMIKNPRPTRAEISDVGNAITDGADCVMLSGETAKGNYPCEAVREMHEACLKAENSIPYVSHFEEMCTLVQRPVKTVESCAMAAVRASLDLAAGGIIVLSTSGESARLLSKYRPVCPIFMVTRNATTSRFSHLYRGVYPFLFPEAKPDFDKVNWQEDVDKRIKWAVNHALELNVLTPGDTVVVVQGWKGGMGNTNTLRIVRADPEHLGIGQA from the exons atggctgctgctcaacaGGACCACCTTGACACGGGTGGTAGGGTCGCCTGGCTAGCTTCACTCGACACTGCTTACAGTCCCGAGCACAACTACCGCCGTTCCTCCATCATTTGCACTATTGGTCCCAAGACCAACTCCGTCGAGGCTATCAACAAGCTCCGCGATTCTGGCCTCAATGTCGTGCGCATGAACTTTTCCCATGGCTCATACGATTACCATCAGTCTGTCATTGACAATACGAGAGCTGCTGTCGCCTGTCATGCTGGCCGACCGGTTGCCATTGCCCTTGACACCAAGGGTCCAGAGATCCGAACTGGTAACACTAAGAATGACGAAGATATCCCAATCTCTGTCGGTACGGTGATGAACTTTACTACTGATGAGAAATATGCCGCGAGCTGCGACACCGAGAACAT GTATGTTGACTATAAGAACATTACCAAGGTCATTGAACCTGGCCGTGTTATTTATGTAGATGATGGCGTTCTGGCTTTCGACGTTTTGAGCATCAAGGACGAAAAGACCGTTGAGGTCCGTGCCAGAAACAATGGCTTCATTTCATCCAGGAAGGGTGTAAATCTTCCTAATACCGATGTCGATCTTCCTGCTCTGTctgaaaaggacaaggccgaCTTAAAGTTTGGCGTCAAGAACAATGTGGATATGGTCTTTGCCTCCTTCATCCGCCGAGCTCAAGACATCAAAGACATTCGCGAAGTACTTGGTGAGGAGGGCAAGCAAATTCAAATCATTGCCAAGATCGAGAACCGCCAGGGCTTGAACAACTTCAGAGAGATTTTGGAAGAGACAGATGGTGTCATGGTTGCAAGAGGCGATCTTGGAATTGAGATCCCGGCTGCAGAGGTATTTGCGGCgcagaagaagctgattGCTATGTGCAACATTGCTGGAAAGCCCGTTATTTGCGCGACGCAGATGCTGGAATCCATGATTAAGAACCCCCGGCCCACTCGTGCCGAAATCAGCGATGTTGGCAATGCTATCACTGACGGAGCAGACTGTGTCATGCTGTCTGGTGAAACGGCAAAGGGAAACTACCCATGCGAGGCCGTTCGTGAAATGCATGAGGCCTGCCTGAAAGCTGAAAATTCCATCCCGTACGTTTCTCATTTCGAGGAAATGTGCACTCTCGTGCAACGCCCAGTCAAGACTGTTGAATCTTGCGCTATGGCAGCTGTACGTGCTTCTCTTGAtttggctgctggtggtATCATTGTGCTGTCTACCTCGGGAGAATCTGCAAGACTTCTCTCCAAATACAGGCCAGTCTGTCCCATTTTCATGGTGACACGGAATGCCACCACTTCGCGCTTCAGTCACCTGTATCGTGGAGTCTATCCATTCCTTTTCCCTGAGGCCAAGCCTGACTTTGATAAGGTCAATTGGCAGGAGGATGTTGACAAGCGTATCAAGTGGGCTGTCAACCATGCTCTGGAGCTCAATGTCCTGACCCCAGGTGACACCGTGGTTGTCGTACAGGGTTGGAAGGGAGGCATgggcaacaccaacacgcTGCGAATCGTCCGTGCCGACCCAGAGCACCTGGGAATTGGCCAGGCTTAA
- the ATG28 gene encoding Autophagy-related protein 28, with product MSLKSPASQTATEYQLEPLEPRPNEPWRQEHENTSIPEHASPSAASQSKQTPLHSANRRDDSPGSYSKRKPRLMFTGPPPPIASSVVVSSRQSSPTPVTVDRGREANGLMRTLGRSIAQAVFDQTTSRDTLYSLQSDTTWRSLRHRQRALETDIQQLLDSQVAGLVSGSQNGDLLPASRDIDVHSDTGSSTPTGTFYSTATSRSQMPRSLYIPPTSTLEGIIIPVRQPANNQSTGLKSARNGLRRAILSLVELREEEMDKIDTAIEERRNALAQLNTLGTRRLGIQAKITAVDGDKNEPLGRQLRELEAKYNLVNQEIGTLEERLISLRNQRQWLKEKMNDAKGKREAGLSGYRGALKDVDSELAFLVRRPSFLPLDPAVFGADGGALSEDVASSGGPEFFRLIPERRTPEMAKSWFEAELKILQRRRIQVHQDRQALEKGAGVWDHVVALVVNFESELRRLLKDGISSSAQSSAKGKENAISDRDLIQAQLVSMNTVLVELEEAMRQAEAHSWNLLICAIGAELETFKEAQSVLKSLLPSSNTGEDDTNQSMPTTRRGSHATDQHGHSQGDSDNDVPTDLFLSHVDGTDQSSIKQLYQDRSRSVDVSCDRPRSQDSENEVPLEFLAEHD from the coding sequence ATGTCGTTGAAATCGCCTGCTTCGCAAACTGCGACCGAATATCAGCTCGAACCGCTAGAACCTCGACCAAACGAACCATGGCGACAGGAACATGAGAATACCAGTATTCCCGAGCATGCATCTCCATCTGCCGCCTCGCAGTCTAAACAAACGCCGCTACACTCTGCGAACCGAAGAGATGACTCTCCTGGATCATATTCCAAGCGAAAGCCTAGGCTTATGTTTACCGGACCGCCACCGCCTATTGCCTCGTCAGTAGTGGTTTCTTCGCGCCAATCCAGCCCGACACCAGTCACCGTTGACCGAGGACGAGAGGCCAACGGGCTAATGCGAACATTGGGAAGGAGCATCGCCCAAGCCGTGTTTGATCAGACGACAAGCCGAGACACCCTGTATAGCCTGCAGTCTGATACCACCTGGCGTAGCCTCCGACACCGCCAGAGGGCTTTAGAAACGGATATTCAACAACTACTGGATTCCCAGGTTGCAGGCTTAGTATCTGGAAGCCAAAACGGGGATTTGTTACCGGCCAGCAGAGATATTGACGTCCACAGCGATACAGGAAGCAGCACACCAACAGGCACGTTTTACTCCACGGCAACATCAAGATCTCAGATGCCGAGGAGCCTGTACATACCTCCAACATCCACCCTAGAGGGAATTATCATACCAGTACGGCAACCTGCAAACAATCAATCCACAGGCCTCAAGTCTGCTCGAAATGGCTTGCGTAGAGCAATACTATCTTTAGTTGAGCTTCGTGAGGAAGAAATGGACAAAATCGACACAGCAAtagaggagaggaggaatGCTCTGGCGCAACTTAACACACTCGGCACAAGACGGCTTGGTATACAGGCAAAGATAACAGCGGTGGACGGTGATAAAAATGAGCCACTGGGAAGACAGTTGCGGGAACTGGAGGCAAAATATAATTTGGTGAATCAAGAGATCGGCACGCTTGAAGAAAGGCTTATTAGTCTCCGAAATCAACGACAATGGCTTAAAGAGAAGATGAACGATGCCAAGGGTAAAAGAGAAGCGGGTTTAAGCGGATATCGTGGAGCCTTAAAGGATGTAGATTCAGAACTCGCATTCCTTGTTCGACGGCCTTCTTTCCTACCCCTTGACCCGGCTGTATTTGGCGCGGATGGCGGCGCTTTAAGCGAGGATGTTGCTTCATCAGGTGGTCCCGAATTTTTCCGCCTCATTCCCGAACGTCGCACACCAGAGATGGCGAAGTCTTGGTTTGAGGCTGAACTCAAGATCCTGCAGAGGCGAAGAATACAAGTGCATCAAGATCGCCAGGCCCTAGAGAAGGGAGCAGGTGTATGGGACCATGTCGTTGCTCTGGTCGTTAATTTTGAATCAGAGCTGCGGCGTCTGTTAAAGGACGGTATCAGTTCATCAGCGCAGAGTTCTGCTAAGGGCAAAGAGAACGCAATTTCGGATCGTGATCTCATACAAGCCCAGTTGGTAAGTATGAATACAGTTCTTGTGGAACTAGAAGAGGCTATGAGACAAGCCGAGGCACATAGTTGGAATCTCCTTATCTGTGCTATTGGCGCCGAGTTGGAAACATTCAAGGAGGCTCAAAGTGTTCTCAAAAGCCTGTTGCCTTCATCAAATACGGGGGAAGACGACACAAACCAGAGCATGCCAACTACGAGGCGAGGTTCTCATGCCACGGACCAACATGGACATTCACAAGGAGACAGTGACAATGACGTCCCAACGGATCTATTTTTGTCCCACGTTGACGGTACTGACCAATCCAGTATTAAGCAATTGTATCAAGATAGATCCAGGAGTGTGGACGTGAGTTGCGACAGGCCCCGGAGCCAGGATAGCGAAAATGAAGTCCCGCTTGAGTTTCTGGCCGAGCACGACTGA
- the SPT5 gene encoding Transcription elongation factor SPT5, with amino-acid sequence MASNEPPRFDDSEDEEDFNPAPADLSDEEPAGNDDESPRKPHSNDSDEEDGEKVARGSRRSGEEDADQNDEDGEDRDQDEDEDDDDDDDDEDIQQGHRRKRRRDRRNAFFDIEAEVDDEDEGEDEEKDGEEIEDFIDNEHPDDIAESARLDDDRRHRELDRRREMEASLDAEKQAEILRQRYGNRRPAKGFGDSAVVPKRLLLPSVDDPSIWAVRCKEGKEREVVLSIMKRIEERIGTKDELAITAAFERGGAQSVMKGFIYVEAQRQTDILVALDGMLNVYPRSKMTLVDIKDMPELLRVTKTPTLEPGAWVRLRRPAKHGGDLAQVLDVTENGLEARVRFIPRLDYGMRDEALSSTSSDGKRKRPGAAGPRPPQRLFSEIEARKRHPRYIQGNPSTNTWSYMGDEFENGFQVKDVKIQQLVVTDVNPSLEEVTRFASGAEDGTENLDLKALAASLKDSNTLVTYLPGDIIEVYSGEQKGVVGKATNVQGDIVTMSVTEGDLEGQTIEVPIKGLRKRFKIGDHVKVIGGSKFRDEVGTVVKISEDRVTLLTDQTNTEVTVFSKDLREASDIGGQGSLGQFSLHDLVQLDPTTVGCIVKIDRESLVVLDQYGDTRQLMPSQISNKLPKRKQAVAADREGSEIRLDDVVKEFTGQHRQGKIIHIHRSYVFLHTNDSNENAGVFVTKSSMVNTVAAKGGRVNAASSGPDLSAMNPALKIHKNGGNSKPSQPVKMFGRDRAINQTAIIKKGPYKGLLGIVKDTTDTHARVELHTKGKTITVPRDSLSFKDKTTGATIDINGRGRGAPGGGFARGGGDKIPGWQGGSRTPIGTGSSDRVPAWGSRTPAAGGRTPAWKAQDYSGSRTPAWADGSRTVNPYDGSRTAYGSGSRTPAWQSGARTPAVGDAFGAGSRTPAYAGGGADGWASGSKTPAWGASAPTPGASGNDSWGYTPGATTGAYDAPTPGAAIGAPTPGAMNAPTPGAYSAPTPAASAPTPGGGWQGGWGPESAPTPAAAAPTPGASGYYGAPTPAAYGGAPETPAASGPRYTDDD; translated from the exons ATGGCATCGAATGAACCACCACGGTTCGACGATtctgaagatgaggaagactTCAACCCTGCTCCCGCTGACCTGTCGGATGAAGAACCCGCAGGCAATGACGATGAATCGCCGCGTAAACCACACTCCAACGATagcgatgaagaagatggcgaaAAGGTAGCACGCGGTAGTCGCCGAAGtggtgaggaggatgccGACCAGaatgatgaagatggtgaaGACAGAGAccaagatgaggatgaggatgacgacgatgacgatgatgatgaggatatCCAGCAG GGTCATCGTAGAAAACGACGCCGAGATCGACGCAACGCCTTCTTCGATATTGAAGCCGaagttgatgacgaggatgagggagaagacgaagaaaaggATGGGGAGGAAATTGAAGACTTCATCGACAACGAACACCCTGACGACATTGCTGAGAGTGCCCGACTCGACGATGACCGAAGGCATCGCGAACTGGACAGACGCCGTGAGATGGAAGCTAGCTTGGATGCTGAAAAACAAGCAGAGATCCTCCGCCAGCGATACGGAAATAGACGACCAGCCAAGGGCTTCGGGGATTCTGCTGTTGTACCAAAACGTCTCCTGCTTCCCAGTGTTGATGACCCTAGCATTTGGGCTGTCAGGTGTAAGGAAGGCAAGGAGCGTGAGGTTGTCTTATCCATTATGAAGCGTATTGAAGAGCGAATTGGGACAAAGGATGAGCTGGCTATTACAGCTGCATTCGAAAGAGGCGGTGCCCAATCCGTCATGAAAGGCTTCATCTATGTCGAGGCACAACGCCAGACTGACATTCTTGTCGCCTTGGATGGCATGTTGAATGTCTACCCTCGCTCGAAAATGACCCTGGTGGACATCAAGGATATGCCAGAACTCTTGCGAGTCACAAAAACTCCAACGCTAGAGCCTGGTGCATGGGTACGACTTCGTCGCCCAGCGAAGCATGGTGGAGACCTGGCTCAAGTCCTTGATGTTACAGAAAATGGCTTGGAAGCCAGAGTGCGTTTTATTCCTCGGTTAGACTATGGCATGCGGGATGAAGCGCTGTCCAGTACATCGTCAGATGGCAAACGGAAGAGACCAGGGGCTGCTGGTCCTCGCCCGCCGCAAAGACTGTTCAGTGAGATAGAGGCTCGTAAGCGACATCCACGCTACATTCAGGGTAACCCTTCGACGAATACTTGGTCTTACATGGGCGACGAATTCGAGAACGGTTTTCAGGTCAAAGACGTCAAGATTCAACAACTGGTTGTGACGGACGTGAATCCATCCTTGGAAGAGGTCACGAGGTTTGCTTCCGGTGCTGAGGACGGTACGGAGAACCTGGATCTCAAGGCACTTGCTGCTAGCTTGAAGGACAGCAATACGCTCGTGACCTACCTTCCTGGTGACATTATCGAGGTGTATTCTGGTGAACAAAAGGGTGTAGTAGGCAAGGCTACAAACGTCCAGGGTGACATCGTCACCATGTCCGTCACGGAAGGCGATCTTGAGGGACAAACAATCGAAGTACCGATCAAAGGCTTGCGCAAACGGTTCAAAATTGGTGACCACGTCAAGGTCATCGGTGGCAGTAAATTCCGTGATGAGGTGGGAACTGTCGTAAAGATATCTGAGGATCGTGTTACTCTCTTGACAGATCAAACAAATACCGAGGTGACAGTCTTCAGTAAAGATCTGCGAGAAGCAAGTGACATTGGTGGACAAGGATCACTTGGTCAGTTTTCGCTCCATGACTTGGTTCAATTAGATCCAACGACTGTTGGATGCATCGTCAAAATCGACAGGGAATCACTTGTTGTGCTAGACCAGTATGGCGATACAAGACAGCTCATGCCATCTCAGATCTCCAACAAACTCCCTAAGCGAAAACAGGCTGTCGCGGCGGATCGGGAGGGCTCGGAGATCCGACTGGATGATGTTGTCAAAGAATTTACGGGCCAACATAGACAGGGCAAGATCATTCATATTCACAGGTCTTATGTCTTCTTACACACAAACGACAGCAACGAGAATGCGGGTGTTTTTGTCACCAAATCGAGTATGGTTAATACCGTTGCTGCGAAGGGTGGGCGCGTCAATGCAGCATCATCTGGTCCGGATCTAAGCGCCATGAATCCGGCCTTGAAGATACACAAGAATGGTGGAAATAGCAAGCCCTCTCAACCTGTTAAGATGTTTGGCCGGGATCGTGCCATCAACCAGACTGCCATTATTAAAAAGGGACCCTATAAGGGCCTTCTTGGTATTGTCAAGGACACCACCGATACTCATGCTCGAGTGGAACTGCATACGAAGGGCAAGACAATCACAGTTCCGCGTGATTCGCTGAGCttcaaggacaagaccacGGGCGCTACTATTGATATTAATGGCAGAGGGCGTGGTGCCcctggtggtggttttgcaCGCGGTGGTGGCGACAAAATACCTGGCTGGCAGGGAGGATCGCGGACGCCAATTGGCACAGGCAGTTCTGATCGAGTTCCTGCTTGGGGCTCACGCA CACCCGCTGCTGGTGGACGGACTCCGGCTTGGAAGGCTCAGGATTATTCTGGCTCACGGACTCCAGCGTGGGCTGATGGCTCACGAACTGTGAACCCTTACGATGGTAGCCGTACGGCATATGGCTCGGGATCCCGAACGCCCGCATGGCAGTCCGGGGCACGTACTCCTGCTGTCGGCGACGCTTTTGGGGCCGGTTCGCGAACACCGGCTTATGCTGGGGGTGGCGCCGATGGTTGGGCATCAGGATCCAAGACACCGGCATGGGGAGCATCGGCACCTACTCCGGGGGCCAGCGGTAACGATTCTTGGGGTTATACTCCCGGGGCAACTACCGGGGCGTATGACGCCCCAACCCCTGGTGCAGCTATTGGTGCCCCTACTCCAGGCGCAATGAATGCTCCAACTCCTGGTGCATATTCCGCTCCAACTCCTGCGGCTAGTGCGCCAACTCCTGGTGGCGGATGGCAGGGCGGCTGGGGCCCAGAATCGGCTCCGACTCCTGCGGCCGCTGCCCCGACGCCCGGTGCAAGTGGTTACTACGGTGCCCCGACTCCGGCCGCATATGGTGGTGCTCCTGAAACTCCAGCGGCCAGTGGGCCAAGGTATACAGATGACGATTGA
- the azaF_1 gene encoding Acyl-CoA ligase azaF, with amino-acid sequence MPFKSSFPDLDIPQTDLLSYLFGKRNLSDEPLWFNSRQPEMNLSPKGALQWVKRLGVGLSQLGINKGDVILIFTPNHIFVPVAYLGIVGSGYVFSGANPSYTGQELAHQLSNSTAKVVLAHPAVLDRAIAACDMVGIQKDRIFQFSDEVEPTRNGIEDWTCMLGTPQQAENWSWPLLTSKESTQTIATINYSSGTTGLPKGVCVSHSNLIANLEQSYFMRYVDTPYLKSGTPPQERWIGFLPLYHAYGQLYTILMALKLENPVYVMTEFNFERFLDAISRHKITTLQVAPPVLVMLSKRPETSKYDLSSVEEIRCGAAPLSRELQNDCRKKLGIPIRQGWGMTELTCASITQPSSSDDVMGTVGNLMPNSHCKLLDDEGQEVGIDTPGELCIKGPNVCLGYWQNEKATRETIQNGWLRTGDVAIRNKDGLFWIVDRKKELIKVNGLQVAPAELEAVLLENEHVADAAVVGITIHGNELPRAYVVLQLQSREKLQPVDIEKWITSRVAKHKRLGGGVVFIEEVPKLASGKIQRKVMREWAKRDAADIEKRGEGKLTAKL; translated from the exons ATGCCTTTCAAGTCTTCATTCCCAGATTTGGACATACCCCAAACCGATTTATTGTCTTATTTATTTGGAAAGCGTAATTTATCAGATGAGCCGCTCTGGTTCAACAGCAGGCAGCCTGAAATGAATTTGTCCCCAAAGGGTGCTTTACAATGGGTTAAGAGACTCGGTGTAGGGCTTTCCCAGCTAGGCATAAACAAAGGAGACGTGATTCTAATCTTTACTCCAAACCATATTTTCGTCCCCGTCGCATATCTCGGCATTGTTGGGTCTGGATACGTTTTCAGTGGTGCCAACCCGTCATATACTGGCCAAG AGCTAGCTCACCAGCTTTCCAACTCGACGGCGAAAGTAGTATTGGCACATCCAGCAGTCCTCGACCGGGCCATAGCGGCATGTGATATGGTCGGCATACAGAAAGATAGGATTTTCCAGTTCTCTGACGAAGTGGAGCCAACTCGTAATGGTATCGAGGACTGGACTTGTATGTTGGGAACTCCACAGCAAGCAGAGAATTGGAGTTGGCCGTTGTTGACCTCAAAAGAGTCTACCCAGACCATTGCCACTATCAATTACAGTTCAGGAACAACAGGGCTACCAAAGGGGGTGTGTGTATCACATTCAAACCTCATAGCGAATCTCGAGCAGAGTTATTTCATGAGATATGTCGACACGCCGTATTTAAAGTCAGGGACCCCCCCGCAGGAGCGGTGGATTGGATTTCTTCCACTTTACCACGCCTACGGCCAGTTATATACCATTCTTATGGCCCTCAAGTTGGAGAACCCCGTCTACGTTATGACCGAGTTCAATTTTGAACGGTTTCTCGATGCCATCAGCCGACATAAGATTACTACTTTACAGGTGGCTCCGCCTGTGTTGGTCATGCTGTCAAAGCGCCCCGAAACTTCCAAGTACGATCTGTCGAGTGTCGAAGAAATTCGATGTGGCGCTGCGCCACTATCCCGAGAACTCCAGAACGATTGCCGAAAGAAGTTGGGAATTCCCATCCGACAAGGTTGGGGCATGACTGAGCTAACCTGCGCAAGTATCACACAACCTTCAAGTTCGGATGATGTCATGGGCACGGTAGGCAACCTCATGCCTAACTCTCATTGCAAACTTCTTGATGACGAAGGTCAAGAGGTTGGAATTGATACCCCGGGGGAATTGTGCATCAAAGGACCGAATGTATGTCTGGGGTACTGGCAGAATGAAAAGGCAACACGAGAGACCATACAGAATGGCTGGCTCAGGACCGGAGATGTTGCGATCCGTAACAAGGATGGTTTGTTCTGGATCGTGGATCGCAAAAAG GAGTTGATAAAGGTCAACGGCCTTCAAGTAGCCCCTGCGGAACTTGAAGCTGTCCTATTGGAGAACGAGCATGTTGCGGATGCTGCAGTAGTAGGAATCACAAT ACATGGTAATGAGTTGCCTCGTGCATATGTAGTCCTTCAACTTCAATCCAGAGAAAAGCTTCAGCCGGTCGACATAGAGAAATGGATTACTTCTCGAGTGGCCAAGCATAAGCGACTGGGGGGTGGCGTGGTTTTTATTGAAGAAGTTCCGAAATTAGCGAGCGGCAAGATACAAAGAAAGGTGATGAGGGAGTGGGCTAAAAGAGACGCTGCTGATATTGAGAAGAGGGGTGAAGGGAAACTGACGGCGAAGCTGTAA